A single region of the Salvia splendens isolate huo1 chromosome 18, SspV2, whole genome shotgun sequence genome encodes:
- the LOC121776216 gene encoding ubiquitin carboxyl-terminal hydrolase 3, whose product MGAAGSKLEKALGDQFPEGERYFGVENFGNTCYCNSVLQALYFCVPFREQLIEYYSNNKNTADAEENLLTCLADLFLQISSQKRKTGVLAPKRFVQRLKKQNEIFRSYMHQDAHEFLNYLLNELVDILEKEARAAKSDQEISLKVANGPTTISSNGLTKEPVVTWVHKNFQGTLTNETRCLRCETVTARDETFLDLSLDIEQNSSITSCLKFFSSTETLNAEDKFFCDKCCSLQEAQKRMKIKRPPQILVIHLKRFKYIEQLGRYKKLSYRVVFPLELKLSNTVEDADAEYSLFAVVVHVGSGPNHGHYVSLVKSHNHWLFFDDENVEMIDESAVQTFFGSAQEYSSNTDHGYILFYERLDAGRSNTS is encoded by the exons ATGGGTGCGGCGGGTTCGAAGCTGGAGAAGGCATTAGGGGACCAATTTCCGGAAGGCGAGCGTTATTTCGGTGTCGAGAACTTCGGCAACACTTGCTACTGCAACAGCGTGCTTCAG GCTCTTTATTTTTGTGTTCCGTTTCGTGAGCAGCTAATAGAATATTATTCCAATAACAAAAATACTGCTGATGCTGAAGAAAATCTTCTGACGTGCTTAGCAGACTTGTTTTTGCAG ATAAGCTCACAAAAGAGAAAAACTGGTGTTCTTGCTCCAAAGCGTTTTGTACAGCGACTGAAGaaacaaaatgaaatttttCGCAGTTATATGCACCAG GATGCCCATGAATTCTTGAACTATTTGCTAAATGAACTGGTTGACATACTGGAGAAAGAGGCACGAGCTGCTAAGAGTGATCAAGAAATTTCTCTAAAAGTTGCCAATGGACCAACAACTATATCATCGAATGGTCTCACAAAGGAACCTGTTGTTACCTGGGTACACAAGAATTTCCAG GGTACATTGACAAATGAAACAAGGTGTTTGCGTTGTGAGACAGTAACAGCAAGGGATGAAACATTTCTTGACTTGAGCCTTGATATAGAACAGAACAGTTCAATTACAAgttgtttaaaattttttagCTCCACTGAAACCCTAAATGCTGAGGACAAATTTTTTTGTGACAAATGTTGCAG CCTACAAGAAGCTCAAAAGAGAATGAAGATCAAAAGGCCACCTCAAATATTGGTGATACATTTGAAAAGATTCAAGTACATCGAACAGCTGGGGCGGTACAAGAAGTTGTCATACCGTGTTGTCTTCCCACTTGAGCTAAAGCTCAGCAATACGGTCGAGGATGCAGATGCTGAGTACTCTTTATTCGCTGTAGTTGTCCATGTAGGAAGTGGGCCCAACCATGGACACTATGTCAGCCTTGTGAAAAGTCATAACCATTGGTTATTCTTTGATGACGAAAATGTAGAGATGATAGACGAATCCGCAGTGCAGACGTTTTTCGGATCAGCACAAGAGTATTCTAGTAATACAGATCATGGATACATCTTATTTTACGAAAGACTCGACGCTGGCAGAAGCAACACAAGCTGA
- the LOC121776695 gene encoding secreted RxLR effector protein 161-like has product MDPSKQLQQQAGDAMEDSSKYRRQIGRLLYLCITRPDITFAVHKLSQYVSNPCVDHWEASERILRYLKATPGHGLFYSSKATPTLSIFSDADWAACPDTRRSMTGYCLFLGSSLVSWKSKKQQTISRSSAEAEYRAMAQATCEVTWAIALLKDFGVKVEKAVPLFLREKYLEGIIKPMHIKNDLQLADIFTKALGATAFEKILSKMSFYSLYTPS; this is encoded by the exons ATGGATCCTTCAAAACAATTACAACAGCAAGCGGGTGATGCGATGGAAGACTCTTCTAAGTATAGAAGGCAAATAGGGAGACTGCTATACTTATGCATTACTAGACCCGACATCACTTTTGCTGTGCATAAACTAAGTCAGTACGTATCAAATCCATGTGTTGATCATTGGGAAGCAAGTGAGAGGATATTGAGATACTTGAAAGCTACACCAGGTCATGGGCTGTTCTATTCTAGCAAAGCAACACCAACACTTAGCATTTTTtcagatgctgattgggcagctTGCCCAGATACTCGACGCTCTATGACTGGATACTGCCTTTTTCTTGGATCTTCACTGGTGTCATGGAAATCCAAGAAGCAACAAACCATATCTAGATCCTCTGCCGAAGCTGAGTACCGAGCAATGGCTCAAGCAACTTGTGAAGTGACTTGGGCTATTGCACTATTAAAAGACTTTGGAGTAAAAGTAGAGAAGGCAGTCCCTCTCTTTT TGAGGGAAAAGTATTTGGAAGGAATCATCAAACCAATGCACATCAAGAATGACTTGCAACTGGCAGATATATTTACAAAGGCTCTTGGTGCTACTGCTTTTGAGAAGATCTTGAGCAAGATGAGTTTCTACAGCTTATACACTCCATCTTGA
- the LOC121775842 gene encoding cyclin-dependent kinase C-1-like yields MAATNQLNVDYRPSWGSRSVECFEKLEQIGEGTYGQVYMAKEKRTGEIVALKKIRMDNEKEGFPITAIREIKILKKLQHENVIHLKEIVTSPGRETSEQVQPDAENNKYKGSIYMVFEYMDHDLTGLADRPGLRFTVPQIKCYMKQLLTGLHYCHVNQVLHRDIKGSNLLIDNEGNLKLADFGLARSFSNDINANLTNRVITLWYRPPELLLGATKYGPAVDMWSVGCIFAELLYGKPILPGKNEPEQLNKIFELCGTPDELIWPGVSKIPWYNKFKPTRPMKKRIRELFRLFDRHALDLLEKMLVLDPAQRISAKDALDAEYFWTDPLPCDPKSLPKYESSHEFQTKKKRQQQRQNDETAKRQKVQHPQQHARLPPIQQSGQSHPQHWNGSGHQMNNNSQMPMNGAPSHQQYVKPRGPPAGPSRYPPGGAGGGGGYYQDRGGYSSAPFPSQGRGPPPYPGNTAPSNGPRGTAGGYGAPPNSSQSGQYGGRGQNPMGGSRNQQYGWQ; encoded by the exons ATGGCGGCTACTAATCAGCTCAATGTGGACTACCGGCCGTCGTGGGGGTCTCGGAGCGTCGAGTGTTTCGAAAAACTCGAGCAAATTGGGGAAGGGACTTACGG TCAGGTATATATGGCCAAAGAAAAGAGAACTGGAGAGATTGTCGCGTTGAAAAAGATACGAATGGATAATGAAAAAGAGGGG TTTCCCATCACTGCGATCCGAGAAATAAAAATTCTAAAGAAGCTACAGCATGAAAATGTTATTCACTTGAAAGAGATAGTGACATCTCCTG GTCGGGAGACCAGCGAACAAGTACAGCCAG ATGCAGAGAACAATAAGTACAAAGGAAGCATTTATATGGTGTTTGAATACATGGATCACGACTTAACTGGCCTGGCTGATCGTCCTGGACTAAGATTTACTGTTCCACAAATAAAA TGTTACATGAAGCAACTACTCACAGGTCTTCATTACTGCCATGTTAATCAAGTTCTTCACAGGGACATAAAAG GCTCCAATCTTCTTATTGATAATGAGGGAAACCTGAAGCTTGCAGATTTTGGACTTGCACGTTCGTTTTCTAATGACATTAATGCTAATCTTACAAATCGTGTTATTACATTGTGGTACAG ACCTCCAGAGTTACTTCTTGGAGCTACAAAGTATGGTCCAGCTGTTGACATGTGGTCTGTAGGCTGTATCTTTGCTGAGCTATTGTATGGAAAACCGATCTTACCGGGAAAGAATGAG CCCGAACAgttgaataaaatatttgagCTTTGTGGAACCCCTGATGAGTTGATATGGCCTGGTGTTTCGAAGATTCCTTGGTATAACAAATTTAAGCCCACTCGTCCGATGAAAAAGCGAATCCGGGAGCTCTTTAGACT TTTTGACCGACATGCTTTGGACTTGCTGGAGAAAATGCTAGTTCTTGATCCTGCTCAG AGAATCTCAGCAAAGGATGCTTTAGATGCTGAATATTTCTGGACTGATCCCTTACCTTGTGACCCAAAAAG TTTGCCAAAATATGAATCATCACACGAATTCCAAACAAAGAAGAAGAGACAGCAACAACGACAGAATGATGAGACTGCAAAACGGCAGAAGGTGCAGCATCCACAACAACATGCTCGCTTGCCCCCTATCCAACAATCTGGACAGTCCCATCCACAGCACTGGAACGGCTCCGGTCATCAGATGAACAACAACTCTCAGATGCCAATGAATGGTGCGCCTAGTCATCAACAATATGTAAAGCCACGCGGCCCACCAGCAGGTCCCAGCAGATACCCTCCAGGCGGGgctggcggtggtggtggttaCTACCAAGATCGTGGAGGATACAGTAGTGCCCCATTCCCCTCACAGGGGCGAGGACCCCCACCGTATCCTGGAAACACAGCTCCCTCAAACGGCCCCCGAGGGACAGCTGGTGGATATGGGGCTCCTCCTAACTCCTCACAAAGCGGTCAATATGGCGGAAGGGGTCAGAATCCCATGGGTGGCAGCAGGAACCAGCAGTATGGCTGGCAGTAA
- the LOC121776389 gene encoding ras-related protein RABH1e-like, whose translation MAVVSPLAKYKLVFLGDQSVGKTSIITRFMYDKFDTTYQATIGIDFLSKTMYHEDRTIRLQLWDTAGQERFRSLIPSYIRDSSVAVIAYDVANRQSFLNTSKWIEEVRTERGGDVIIVLVGNKTDLVEKRQVSIEEGNIKAHESGVMFVETSAKAGFNIKPLFRKIAAALPGMEALSSAKHDDMVDVNLKATANGGQNEQQGGGCAC comes from the exons ATGGCGGTGGTGTCACCATTAGCAAAATACAAGCTCGTGTTTTTGGGCGATCAGTCAGTCGGAAAAACCAGCATCATCACTCGTTTCATGTACGATAAATTCGATACAACCTATCAG gcaACAATTGGTATAGATTTCTTGTCCAAAACAATGTACCATGAAGATCGAACAATTCGCCTGCAGCTTTG GGATACTGCTGGACAAGAACGATTTAGAAGTCTAATTCCGAGCTACATTAGGGATTCTTCGGTAGCTGTGATTGCCTACGACGTTGCTA ACAGACAGTCATTTTTGAACACTTCAAAGTGGATTGAGGAAGTAAGAACAGAACGTGGTGGTGATGTGATCATCGTTCTTGTCGGAAATAAAACTGATCTTGTCGAAAAACG GCAAGTTTCGATTGAAGAAGGCAATATCAAGGCTCATGAATCCGGAGTCATGTTCGTAGAAACTAGTGCTAAAGCTGGTTTCAATATAAAG CCACTATTCCGGAAGATAGCTGCAGCGCTGCCCGGGATGGAGGCGCTCTCGTCCGCGAAGCACGATGATATGGTGGACGTGAACTTGAAGGCGACTGCAAACGGGGGCCAAAATGAGCAGCAAGGCGGAGGGTGCGCATGCTAG